DNA from Tripterygium wilfordii isolate XIE 37 chromosome 4, ASM1340144v1, whole genome shotgun sequence:
ATACTGTCATTGTTTTTATAGGTTATAACTTAGCCGCATTATAGGCTAGCCGGTTAGGTTTGACATGCCATTGTTTTTAATAAGATTTACTGGACTCTGGACAACATTATTATTGAAGGATGGATAATTAGTTTCACTATCTGGTAGCTACACGCATGTGGGGAAGTATTGAAAATGAGTACACTGTACTGAGAAAATGAGTAAGCTTTACCACCTATGCTTGTCCGCTTTTTCCATAATATTGTGTACTAAGTCAAAGGCCTTCCAATTACAAAAAGGGATGAGCTTATATATTTAGCTAATGTCTTGGCTGATAATCCTGAGATAAGCTGATCTATATGTTTCTTACTAATAAAGCAGCCGAGTAAGTGTTCTTTTTgattttcagtttttctttccttcaGTTTATATCACTTATTGAGGTGAATGATTATAGTAATGATGCTTGATTCAAGTAATTGAAAAGTGAAGTGTTGTGGGGAAAAAGACAGACTTATCAGAAGAGAAACGGAAGTCTTGAAGTAAGAGATGTTGTTCTGAAGTGTACAAGctatttttttcttgctttatgGTTTGTGTAATTTCTATGGACATTTCATCTCTGAACAATGTTACTAGCCCATGAGTTCTTCTCTTTAGGAACAATTACAATGTGAATGTTTATTGTCCAATGATTTATCTATTTAACTTCCATAAAACATGTAATAGGTTTCCACCTTATTGAACCTGACATTTGTTGCCCCTGTTTTTTCAGTTCCGTGGTGGACCAATTTCAGTTGCAGAGTATATGGAAGAAGTTTTGACTAACCCTAAAGCTGGGTTCTATATTAACAGGGATGTGTTTGGTGCAGAAGGTGATTTCATAACCTCTCCTGAAGTAAGCCAAATGTTTGGAGAGGTATGGGCTCTTTAGTTCAGCGTTGATCATGCCTATGAAAATTCAGAAAATTCATGTAGTTTTTCCTCTGAAGAGCATTATTTGGTGGATTAGAAGGTTACTTGGCTTCTAATTTCCTGAATTATCgtggaaaatgaaaatgatttattttttcatgttaTCGTACTTTAGATGATCGGTGTTTGGACTATGTGTTTGTGGGAGCAAATGGGTCAGCCAAACAAAGTGAATCTGGTTGAGCTGGGGCCAGGACGAGGAACACTCATGGCTGATCTTCTCCGTGTATGACTTGTAAATTTCATCATGTATTTGTCAAGTTCTGGTTAATGATGAACGAGAAGGATATTTGACTCTTCAGGTCTTTCATTTGTTTGTAAAAGATGCTGGTTTATGCTTTTAGTGAATAACTGTGCCTTATTTTGCAGGGTGCATCAAAGTTTAAGAACTTCACAGACGCACTGAACATACGCATGGTAGAATGTAGTCCGACACTACAGAAGCTGCAATACAGCAACTTGAAGTGCATGGATGAAGATAGTACCAGTGAAAATGGTATAAAAAGGACGATTAGCATGTTAGCGGGAGCACCAATATCATGGCATGCTTCGCTAGATCAGGTTCCATCAGGATGTATGGGGTTATCCTTTTAAAGATGGTATATTATATTGTTTGTGATGTATAGAAAAAGGGAAATTATATGTCGATCTTGGTGAAGATCTAAATTTCTTTCCAAAAGATAAAGCgtgacaactttttttttctcctaacCTCCTTACAATGCTTGTTCTTATATGCCAGGCCCAACAATCATCCTTGCGCATGAGTTTTATGATGCTCTACCAGTTCATCAATTTCAGGTTTGTATGGTGGTTTCCCTTGCATAGCTCTGTACGATTCTTGCAATTCTTTCTCTTATAGCATATATTGAAGCCATGAATTTGGTCTTCTAATTTCTTTGCATGAACTTGAAGTTTAGGGTAATTATGGAATATGTATGTCGATTTATTAACTTCTAGTCTAGAGAGCTTTCGGCTTTCTTCCGTTCATGGGAGACCAAGCATTTAACTCCTCAAAGATGCAACCACACTACCCAGGACATGCCCATGATATCTATAGTCACATCCCCTCGAGATTGATGGGGAGTTATGATGGGGGAGTGTCCGTGTGCATACATGCACCCATGAAGGTACATGGCTAACAAACACTTTTGGAACCCATCTAAACCCAAAACCTTAAGGCAATAGGTTATGTGCTCATCCATGTATATTAACCACTTAACTTTCTAATAATTAACCGATGTAGGACTCTAATCACATACATATATCCCAACAGAGATTTGCTTAACAACAATGTTGGAGACTGTAATTTAGGAGCATGTCTTCTCCTTACCTGTTCCTGTAATTTGTATTGTGGACTAAGTACATATTTTCCCCACTTCACTGTGACAGTCGTACTGtagtctctctttctctatgcATCATTCTGAATTCTGATATCAAGAATTTATATGCAGAGGGCTTCTCATGGCTGGTGTGAGAAAATGATTGATGTGACTGATGATTCATCGTAAGGAGTTGATTTGTACTCTGACAAAATTTGCTCTTTGCTGCTATGATTCTAATGATCTGAGTAACTTGATTTTCCTTGTTCATATATTGGTTAGGTTTCGATTTGTTCTATCTCCACGGCCTACCCCCGCGTCACTCTATCTGATGAAGCGCTGCAAGTGGGCTTCGTCTGAAGAAATAGAAAAGCTTAATCACATTGAGGTTTGCCCTACCGCTATGGATTTGACTCATGCAATTGCCAAAAGAATAAGTTCTGATGGAGGCGGTGCTCTTATAATTGACTATGGCCTAAATGGAGTAGTTTCAGATAGTTTGCAGGTATTATACTTtggttttctaattttattCAACATTTTTTACTTCCCCTATCATTTAGATGCTGCTTGTATCAGACATGGTCATTCCATTCGTTCAATTATCTTAGCTGACTGTTTCTGTATAATTTGACAATTGGGTGGTTGGTACGGTTAACATGCATCCGAGAGAATTGGTAAAGGGATTAAGGTTTCTTGTtgtaa
Protein-coding regions in this window:
- the LOC119996137 gene encoding protein arginine methyltransferase NDUFAF7, mitochondrial; protein product: MLRRLVLRQALSTSRRYLSERSSRPPLLSKCASFTSQSQDQSTTFIEHSENDRDSPPAPVNMSIDRSGLYNPTEHSHEPTSDSELIKHLKSIIKFRGGPISVAEYMEEVLTNPKAGFYINRDVFGAEGDFITSPEVSQMFGEMIGVWTMCLWEQMGQPNKVNLVELGPGRGTLMADLLRGASKFKNFTDALNIRMVECSPTLQKLQYSNLKCMDEDSTSENGIKRTISMLAGAPISWHASLDQVPSGCPTIILAHEFYDALPVHQFQRASHGWCEKMIDVTDDSSFRFVLSPRPTPASLYLMKRCKWASSEEIEKLNHIEVCPTAMDLTHAIAKRISSDGGGALIIDYGLNGVVSDSLQAIRKHKFVDILDDPGTADLSAYVDFASIRQSAEEASENVSVHGPITQSQFLGSLGINFRVEALLQNCTEEQADSLRTGYWRLVGEGEAPFWEGPDEQVPIGMGTRYLAMSIVNKRQGVPAPFE